From Marivirga harenae, one genomic window encodes:
- a CDS encoding sensor histidine kinase codes for MFLQFIRHQNRSWIKLSAILLVWLGLSIFLLMHYGLDFSSALIDSILFSLLVIFGFMLLDNIFKFYTPTKGNKVLLVVFPLILSLLILYSGDFLIKWVVPSNFKNITFLNEAFVLRGFIILLIFLSYSLLLNLQGKLQEQVEAEEREVKMQKMANEAELHQLRQQLQPHFLFNSLNSISSLVKVKPEKAREMVLQLSDFLRGTIQKEADRWIQVEDEIQFLNLFIDIEKVRFGHRLQVNFDIEAGIEQLKLPQLMVQPLLENAIKHSLYGLTGDVAINVQFKKMKKSLEIIIENPFDPKAGQTKGAGFGLEAVRRRLFLIFGRYDLLKTTALSQQFKVELLIPQIS; via the coding sequence ATGTTTTTGCAATTCATTCGTCATCAAAATAGATCGTGGATAAAGCTATCAGCCATTCTTTTAGTATGGCTTGGCTTATCCATTTTTTTATTGATGCATTATGGGCTTGATTTTTCATCTGCTTTAATAGACAGTATATTATTTAGCCTTTTAGTGATATTTGGATTTATGTTGCTGGATAATATTTTCAAGTTTTATACGCCCACCAAAGGCAATAAGGTTTTGCTGGTGGTTTTCCCTCTCATCTTATCTTTGCTCATATTATATTCAGGAGATTTTTTAATAAAATGGGTAGTGCCTTCCAATTTTAAAAACATCACTTTTCTTAATGAAGCTTTTGTTCTGAGAGGATTTATCATCTTGCTGATTTTTCTTTCCTATTCCTTATTGCTAAATCTCCAAGGAAAGCTACAGGAACAAGTAGAGGCAGAAGAAAGGGAGGTGAAAATGCAAAAAATGGCAAATGAGGCAGAACTTCATCAGCTTCGTCAACAACTACAACCACATTTTTTGTTTAACAGCTTGAATTCTATTAGTTCTTTAGTGAAAGTGAAACCCGAAAAGGCCAGAGAAATGGTGTTACAATTATCAGACTTTTTAAGAGGTACCATCCAGAAAGAAGCTGATAGGTGGATTCAGGTAGAAGATGAGATCCAGTTTTTAAATTTATTTATTGATATTGAAAAAGTAAGGTTCGGACACAGACTACAAGTCAATTTTGATATTGAGGCTGGCATTGAGCAATTGAAATTGCCTCAATTAATGGTCCAACCATTATTAGAAAATGCTATTAAGCATAGTCTATATGGTTTAACAGGAGATGTTGCCATTAATGTGCAGTTTAAGAAAATGAAAAAGAGTCTTGAAATCATCATTGAAAATCCATTTGATCCAAAAGCAGGTCAGACAAAAGGAGCTGGATTTGGTTTGGAAGCTGTCCGAAGACGATTATTTTTAATTTTTGGACGATATGATTTACTTAAAACTACTGCCTTATCTCAGCAATTTA
- a CDS encoding LiaF transmembrane domain-containing protein — protein sequence MKNKQENTGRNNASFGVILLIIGGILLLDRMDVIEFSWIFSWPFIFIGIGIYSLVRHGLRNGFGLIMLLVGSFFLIRREGFIPAEYYDYLLPGGIILIGLYLILGRSRKFGFHKGDSEHGSDEDLGLSDSKTVESDFIRAEAVFASVQRRLITKNFKGGKITTAFGGADIDLSKAEIQDSAVLDVEVTFGGLKLIIPPHWEVQADVSNVFSGIEDKRAFPSVDEADRKILYIKGSVNFGGLEFKSY from the coding sequence ATGAAAAACAAACAAGAAAACACAGGAAGAAACAATGCATCATTTGGGGTTATACTTTTGATCATTGGAGGTATTTTATTATTAGATAGAATGGATGTAATAGAGTTCAGCTGGATATTTAGCTGGCCATTTATCTTTATCGGGATTGGTATTTATTCTTTAGTTCGACATGGTTTAAGAAATGGATTTGGCCTCATCATGTTGTTGGTCGGTAGTTTTTTCTTAATCAGACGAGAGGGGTTTATTCCAGCTGAATACTATGATTACTTGTTACCAGGAGGTATCATTTTAATAGGATTATATTTGATCCTTGGCCGCAGCCGCAAGTTTGGTTTCCATAAAGGAGATTCCGAACACGGCTCTGATGAAGACTTAGGTCTTTCTGATTCTAAAACAGTGGAAAGTGATTTTATAAGAGCCGAGGCGGTATTTGCGTCTGTTCAAAGACGGTTGATTACCAAGAATTTTAAAGGTGGGAAAATTACAACTGCTTTCGGAGGAGCGGACATTGATTTATCCAAAGCAGAAATTCAAGATAGTGCCGTTTTAGATGTGGAAGTCACTTTTGGGGGATTGAAACTGATTATTCCGCCCCATTGGGAAGTGCAAGCTGACGTTAGCAATGTATTCTCTGGAATTGAAGACAAAAGAGCTTTTCCTTCTGTGGATGAAGCCGATAGGAAAATTTTGTATATCAAGGGCTCGGTTAATTTTGGTGGATTAGAGTTTAAATCTTATTGA